In Chryseobacterium camelliae, one DNA window encodes the following:
- a CDS encoding ribonuclease E/G, with the protein MKKELIVSHEDDLTKIALLEDGRLCELHEQEDKSDFVVGDLFIGKVKKLAPNLNAAFVNIGYNKDAFLHYQDLGPQYLTYRKFLRDTISKKQSTSGLKNFEIQPEIDKNGTVDKVIAKDDLVLLQITKEPISTKGPRISTQISLTGRFLVLIPFDNKVSISKKISTSEEKERLRTLIESIKPEGFGVIIRTVAEGKKVADLHNDMNHLIQKWESTFKNIQKNKVPSKVLSEEDKASAIIRDNFNQDFVSIICDDEQMVDEMKNYLEVIAPERKNIVQFYDSHIPLLEYYNVEKQLKQSFGKHVNIPGSKGAYLVIEHTEALHVVDVNSGNNITTGAAVNKEHALRVNKMASTEIARQLRLRDMGGIIVIDFIDMTNPEHRKDLYEHLKQEMTRDKARHKILPPSKFGLIQITRQRNRPEKQIETKEENPNKDGEIVAPIVIVERMEETLRTIMQKEKGKIFLHVHPFVEAYLTKGIKSIQMKWFVKYKKWVTIVPRDSFKYLEYKVYNAKKEELIGYSN; encoded by the coding sequence ATGAAGAAAGAACTAATAGTTTCGCATGAGGATGATCTTACGAAGATTGCACTGCTGGAAGACGGAAGACTATGTGAACTTCATGAGCAAGAAGACAAAAGCGATTTTGTTGTTGGGGATTTGTTTATAGGAAAGGTAAAGAAGCTTGCGCCCAATCTTAATGCAGCGTTTGTAAACATCGGTTACAATAAAGACGCATTCCTGCATTACCAGGACCTGGGGCCGCAATATCTTACTTACCGTAAGTTTCTGAGAGATACTATTTCTAAAAAACAAAGCACTTCAGGCTTAAAAAATTTCGAGATACAGCCCGAAATTGACAAAAACGGAACCGTAGACAAAGTCATTGCCAAAGATGATCTTGTTCTGCTTCAGATTACCAAAGAGCCTATTTCTACCAAGGGCCCCAGAATTTCCACACAGATTTCCCTTACAGGACGTTTTCTGGTTCTGATCCCTTTTGACAATAAAGTTTCCATTTCAAAAAAAATCAGTACATCTGAAGAAAAGGAAAGACTCAGGACGCTCATCGAGAGCATCAAGCCGGAAGGCTTCGGAGTCATTATCAGAACGGTAGCTGAAGGAAAAAAAGTAGCAGACCTGCACAATGATATGAATCACCTGATTCAAAAGTGGGAAAGCACATTTAAAAACATTCAGAAAAACAAAGTTCCGTCTAAAGTTTTAAGCGAAGAAGACAAAGCCTCAGCCATTATAAGGGATAATTTCAACCAGGATTTCGTGAGCATTATCTGTGATGACGAACAGATGGTGGACGAAATGAAAAACTATCTGGAGGTTATTGCTCCGGAAAGAAAGAATATCGTCCAGTTCTACGATTCCCATATTCCCCTTCTGGAATATTACAATGTAGAAAAGCAGCTTAAACAAAGCTTCGGGAAGCATGTAAACATTCCCGGCTCAAAAGGAGCTTACCTTGTGATAGAACACACGGAAGCCTTACACGTAGTAGACGTTAACTCCGGAAACAACATTACCACCGGAGCAGCAGTTAATAAAGAACACGCTCTCAGGGTCAATAAAATGGCTTCCACTGAAATCGCCAGACAGCTTAGGCTCAGGGATATGGGAGGGATTATTGTCATTGATTTTATTGACATGACTAACCCGGAGCACCGGAAAGATCTTTATGAGCACCTCAAGCAGGAGATGACGCGCGATAAAGCCCGTCACAAAATTTTACCCCCGAGTAAATTCGGGCTGATCCAGATTACCAGGCAGAGAAACCGTCCGGAAAAACAGATCGAAACCAAGGAAGAAAATCCTAACAAAGACGGAGAAATCGTGGCTCCGATCGTCATTGTGGAACGTATGGAAGAAACCCTGAGAACCATTATGCAGAAAGAAAAAGGAAAAATTTTCCTCCATGTGCATCCTTTTGTGGAAGCTTACCTTACCAAAGGAATTAAAAGCATCCAGATGAAATGGTTTGTAAAGTATAAAAAATGGGTTACCATAGTCCCGCGCGACTCTTTTAAATATTTAGAATACAAAGTATACAATGCCAAAAAAGAAGAGCTGATAGGGTATTCTAATTAA
- a CDS encoding glycoside hydrolase family 19 protein, giving the protein MSKQGVSKISGNPAPVIGEQTTYIVSDWYPATPSEKRNPALVTWELFKKRPDGSFTTTNIKKTGNGSFTFGQVAAKHTYRLEAYLHEPEGKGPTTIDITPQPAEVPKISKVELRYVDDVPGTVFSYQDKLVAKAKCVNLTGEKLLFTLWEDDAKGDGHNANNLFVESKEAVVDKTGAATAEFVLTKALMQQAAKGERNPKELQFYVTVEYYKNKKHATTNVDVKNPDYKAPSATPSPAAAPKGSSSPAKTSATPKAAGSPAASKSAPQKEEKGIVDSMTESVKKKLGELWDWAESNGIVKPDQKPAQANPQGKTTSIVQEPKTESLLDAYFAKEEFIKETDEAAGQYQYKFSNNNNNIDKDKVAGIIKSKIDPIVKAEKKYTKLENIKQSLAKTSYKKDEVISINLFKLGPEFIRINSAPLEEEVYVVAKGFLLEGKEVSIRIREKESVFIAKDADLPVLEGKENGNEITVLKAVVKNNLAKVKIKLRPKADEKLTEWKGKLSGIKDGTHTYTFGGNNATSTEEQKNNVAKTIADKIKSQLSTQKKFVKTETIVKALTNDAYRKGDTVTFDVYKTVTEYLWLKAECQGNLKKHEGEFLKKEVAYFVVGKRCFCNRDITLQEFEEILKKLRESEGIANTSSMFTANNCKLDDKTNESFVKKLNEAFTKYEINTCIRKIHFLAQVYYETDRLQTTKEYNGKDSYKPYVGRGLMQLTWKDGYAGYKSYSGVDVVTNYEKVAEELNLTVDTAGWFWQQGKQLSKGSTWTVPKTSFSEYDGSTGKEFPKQEYTYEVDGVSKKYGAVNFNLLADADYIDTISWLVNGGGNGRAERKKYLKELKKIFKYPEECIHGLKTTPASGGGAVNIHFEGETASADGISQRTRTILEEVGTASKNNDIYITSTARTPGDQARIMYGNISRTSVATQKGIYANAGDQVIDVYAAGKKAGKSEADIISEMEAKINDLGPSTVSKHLANPEVMNTFDVSIRRLSNPTDFKSEMQKRTELHQLLDENGAYHIEINQ; this is encoded by the coding sequence ATGTCTAAACAGGGTGTTTCAAAAATATCGGGTAATCCTGCTCCTGTAATCGGGGAGCAGACTACTTATATCGTTTCAGACTGGTATCCTGCCACACCAAGCGAAAAACGCAATCCGGCACTGGTTACCTGGGAGTTATTTAAAAAGCGGCCCGATGGCAGTTTTACCACTACCAATATCAAAAAAACCGGAAACGGCAGTTTTACATTCGGACAGGTGGCCGCAAAGCATACTTATCGCCTGGAGGCTTATCTCCATGAGCCGGAAGGCAAAGGTCCAACAACAATTGATATTACGCCACAGCCGGCGGAAGTCCCAAAAATAAGTAAGGTTGAGCTCCGTTACGTTGATGATGTGCCGGGAACCGTCTTCAGTTATCAGGACAAACTGGTGGCCAAAGCCAAATGTGTTAACCTTACAGGTGAAAAACTGCTCTTCACCCTATGGGAAGATGATGCTAAGGGAGATGGACATAATGCCAACAATCTTTTTGTAGAAAGCAAGGAAGCCGTTGTAGACAAAACCGGGGCAGCTACTGCTGAGTTTGTCCTCACCAAAGCGCTGATGCAACAGGCGGCCAAAGGAGAAAGAAATCCTAAAGAACTCCAGTTTTATGTAACTGTAGAATATTACAAAAATAAAAAGCATGCTACCACCAATGTAGATGTGAAAAATCCCGATTACAAAGCTCCTTCTGCAACGCCCTCACCAGCAGCTGCTCCAAAGGGCAGTTCTTCCCCGGCCAAAACTTCCGCTACACCTAAGGCAGCCGGTTCCCCCGCAGCTTCCAAGTCTGCGCCTCAAAAAGAAGAAAAGGGGATCGTAGATTCTATGACCGAATCTGTAAAAAAGAAATTGGGAGAACTCTGGGACTGGGCAGAATCTAATGGGATTGTAAAGCCGGATCAGAAGCCGGCACAGGCTAATCCACAGGGTAAAACAACCAGCATTGTACAGGAACCAAAAACAGAAAGTCTGCTGGATGCTTACTTTGCTAAAGAGGAGTTTATCAAGGAAACAGATGAAGCTGCCGGGCAGTATCAATATAAATTCAGCAATAATAACAATAATATTGATAAAGATAAAGTCGCCGGAATCATTAAGTCTAAAATAGATCCTATTGTAAAGGCTGAGAAGAAATATACCAAGCTGGAAAATATTAAACAGTCGCTGGCTAAAACTTCGTATAAAAAAGATGAAGTCATTTCAATTAATTTGTTTAAGCTTGGCCCTGAATTTATCCGTATCAATAGCGCCCCTCTGGAAGAGGAAGTTTATGTGGTTGCCAAAGGATTTCTGCTGGAGGGGAAAGAAGTGAGCATCAGGATCAGAGAAAAAGAATCAGTTTTTATAGCAAAAGATGCCGATCTTCCTGTACTTGAGGGCAAGGAAAACGGTAATGAAATAACGGTTCTCAAAGCAGTGGTCAAGAACAATCTGGCTAAAGTCAAAATTAAGCTTCGCCCTAAAGCTGATGAAAAACTTACTGAATGGAAAGGGAAATTAAGCGGCATCAAAGACGGTACTCATACCTATACTTTCGGAGGCAACAATGCCACATCCACTGAAGAACAGAAAAACAATGTGGCTAAAACCATTGCCGATAAAATCAAATCCCAGCTTTCCACCCAAAAGAAGTTTGTCAAAACAGAAACTATTGTAAAGGCTTTAACCAATGATGCATACCGTAAAGGTGATACAGTGACTTTTGATGTGTACAAAACGGTAACGGAATACCTTTGGCTTAAAGCAGAATGCCAGGGCAACCTTAAAAAGCATGAAGGGGAATTCCTTAAAAAAGAAGTTGCCTATTTTGTTGTCGGCAAAAGATGTTTCTGTAACCGTGACATTACGCTTCAGGAGTTTGAAGAAATTCTTAAAAAACTCAGGGAAAGTGAAGGCATAGCCAATACGTCCTCCATGTTTACAGCCAATAACTGTAAACTGGATGATAAGACCAATGAAAGTTTTGTGAAAAAACTGAATGAGGCTTTTACCAAATATGAAATCAATACCTGCATCAGGAAAATACATTTCCTGGCACAGGTGTATTACGAAACAGACCGGCTACAGACCACGAAAGAATATAACGGTAAAGACAGCTACAAACCTTATGTGGGAAGAGGACTCATGCAGCTGACATGGAAAGACGGCTATGCTGGATACAAATCCTATTCTGGAGTAGATGTCGTTACCAATTACGAAAAAGTAGCAGAAGAGCTGAACCTTACCGTAGACACAGCAGGATGGTTCTGGCAGCAGGGAAAGCAGCTGAGCAAGGGAAGTACCTGGACAGTGCCAAAAACCTCTTTCAGTGAATATGACGGATCAACCGGGAAGGAATTTCCTAAGCAGGAGTATACGTATGAAGTGGATGGAGTAAGTAAGAAATATGGAGCCGTAAATTTTAATCTCCTGGCAGATGCCGATTATATTGACACGATTAGCTGGCTGGTGAATGGTGGAGGAAACGGAAGGGCAGAAAGAAAAAAATACCTGAAGGAATTAAAAAAGATATTTAAATACCCGGAAGAATGTATTCATGGATTGAAGACCACACCTGCATCAGGCGGAGGTGCTGTAAATATTCATTTTGAAGGTGAAACGGCGTCGGCAGACGGAATTTCGCAAAGGACAAGAACCATCCTGGAAGAAGTGGGTACTGCGTCCAAAAACAATGATATTTATATTACCAGTACCGCAAGAACGCCCGGAGACCAGGCAAGGATTATGTATGGAAATATAAGCAGAACCAGCGTGGCCACGCAAAAAGGAATTTATGCAAATGCAGGAGATCAGGTTATTGATGTCTATGCAGCAGGAAAAAAAGCAGGCAAGTCAGAAGCTGACATCATCTCTGAGATGGAAGCTAAGATCAATGATCTGGGACCCTCAACTGTATCAAAACACCTGGCCAACCCGGAAGTGATGAACACCTTTGACGTATCCATAAGAAGGCTCTCTAACCCTACAGATTTTAAAAGCGAGATGCAGAAAAGAACGGAACTCCATCAGCTGTTAGATGAAAACGGAGCTTACCATATAGAAATAAACCAATGA
- the tssO gene encoding type VI secretion system TssO, producing MQGHITLSRKEKQYQFVYLILMLIAALLFLGIIFLNGFESPFSDEDMISVRNLEEKAKFDQQQKFTYKLMDSTFSQINRLSDETPQPFEENNIMYGINDIANYYENNNGIADIRKDAYPQIAKFYKMYFNDKKIIASKTENIKSFEKQFEECSIGFREKKNQLFQRENALKGRTQ from the coding sequence ATGCAGGGACACATCACATTATCCAGAAAAGAAAAACAGTATCAGTTTGTGTATCTCATCCTGATGCTTATTGCAGCCTTACTATTCTTAGGCATCATTTTCCTGAATGGGTTTGAATCGCCTTTTTCAGACGAGGACATGATTTCCGTAAGGAACCTTGAAGAAAAAGCCAAGTTCGATCAGCAGCAAAAATTTACCTATAAGCTGATGGATAGTACTTTCTCGCAGATCAACAGACTCAGCGACGAAACACCACAGCCTTTTGAGGAAAATAATATTATGTACGGTATTAACGATATCGCCAATTATTATGAGAATAATAATGGTATTGCCGATATCAGGAAAGACGCTTATCCGCAGATTGCCAAATTCTACAAAATGTATTTTAATGATAAGAAAATCATTGCCAGCAAAACTGAAAACATCAAGAGTTTTGAAAAACAGTTTGAAGAATGCTCCATAGGCTTCAGGGAAAAGAAAAACCAGCTGTTCCAGAGAGAAAATGCGTTGAAAGGCAGGACCCAATAG
- a CDS encoding response regulator transcription factor: MNKLLSNSVRFSIADSDFYFKKIMIRTLTENPFYMLLNDCNNGHELITRNYRRQEDVFIIDLFMPVLSGIEAIKYIRKSNVETPIITYSGTYQEDMADILSKLPNIYYCQKKSNLIKEIVKGRIASENFDYEAYSREWEQQPLAVQEYMERQRKSQEELSPTEIQLMKFCYEGFSNKEIGEKLNLSTRTIDTYINRLTEKLGLKTKLHLIRFCVENGYYNSSM; encoded by the coding sequence GTGAATAAATTATTAAGTAATTCTGTGCGGTTTTCTATTGCGGACAGTGATTTTTATTTTAAAAAAATAATGATCAGGACTCTTACGGAAAATCCTTTTTACATGCTTCTGAACGACTGCAACAATGGGCATGAGCTTATCACCAGGAACTACAGAAGACAGGAAGATGTATTCATTATTGATCTCTTCATGCCGGTACTCAGCGGTATTGAAGCCATTAAATACATCAGGAAAAGCAATGTAGAAACCCCTATTATTACTTATTCAGGAACCTACCAGGAAGACATGGCCGATATCCTGTCCAAGCTTCCGAACATTTATTACTGTCAGAAAAAAAGCAATCTGATCAAGGAAATTGTCAAAGGCAGGATCGCCTCAGAAAACTTCGATTATGAAGCCTATTCCAGGGAATGGGAACAGCAGCCACTGGCCGTTCAGGAATACATGGAGCGGCAGAGAAAGAGCCAGGAAGAACTTTCCCCAACTGAGATACAGCTGATGAAATTCTGCTATGAAGGCTTCAGCAACAAGGAAATAGGGGAAAAACTAAACCTCAGTACCCGTACTATAGACACGTACATCAACCGGCTTACAGAAAAGCTGGGTTTAAAAACCAAACTTCACCTGATCCGTTTTTGCGTAGAAAACGGCTACTATAATTCCAGCATGTAA
- a CDS encoding DUF4280 domain-containing protein, translating into MSDQSSLHDGKHFVVQKGQAQCDQGDQFPQYKVTAHQQHYWNDSDGDADYLAVTEDDLQFNPSGPSFGKCKLKPSSGGNLPCSYAPAGKWQKTYDKVKVMGKSIVTEASELQCVVGGKITIKDHGQRGVVSKKNVQNADNKTVQHINPLVKMDDYGETVQESDLDAY; encoded by the coding sequence ATGTCAGATCAATCATCACTTCATGACGGCAAACACTTTGTCGTACAGAAAGGACAGGCACAATGCGACCAGGGTGACCAGTTCCCGCAATACAAAGTGACGGCCCATCAGCAGCATTACTGGAATGATTCTGATGGAGATGCAGATTATCTTGCCGTTACAGAAGATGACCTCCAGTTCAACCCTTCCGGACCAAGTTTCGGAAAATGCAAACTCAAACCCAGTTCAGGAGGCAACCTTCCATGCTCTTATGCTCCCGCCGGAAAATGGCAGAAAACCTATGACAAAGTGAAAGTCATGGGTAAAAGTATTGTGACGGAAGCTTCTGAGCTCCAGTGCGTGGTAGGAGGGAAGATTACCATAAAAGATCACGGACAGCGCGGGGTAGTGAGCAAAAAAAATGTGCAGAATGCTGACAACAAAACCGTTCAGCACATCAACCCCCTCGTTAAAATGGACGATTATGGGGAAACAGTACAGGAAAGCGATCTTGATGCTTATTAA
- a CDS encoding HU family DNA-binding protein codes for MTKAELVNTISNKLGTEKNETQKVVEAFMQEIRTSMYNGDNVYLRGFGSFIIKTRAAKTGRNISKNTAIEIPAHNIPAFKPSKSFVEKVKNKVAVK; via the coding sequence ATGACAAAGGCAGAATTGGTAAACACCATCTCAAATAAGTTGGGAACAGAAAAGAATGAAACACAGAAAGTTGTAGAAGCTTTTATGCAAGAGATCAGGACTTCTATGTATAATGGGGATAACGTTTACCTAAGAGGCTTCGGTTCTTTTATTATTAAGACGAGAGCTGCTAAAACAGGAAGAAATATTTCTAAGAATACTGCAATCGAGATTCCTGCTCACAATATTCCTGCTTTCAAACCTTCAAAGTCTTTTGTAGAGAAAGTAAAAAACAAAGTTGCAGTAAAATAA
- the tssR gene encoding type VI secretion system protein TssR domain-containing protein — protein MKNKLPLAAYYIGAAALVTSCQVTLPAKKTPEPSQYGQIDNATVINGFPNKSVPWIAISDRAKNTAYLDKSDEKSYKEVSFMEPLLVLKHKDGMVKVAEYIPDALMKKVSPKSVKTYGWMPESDLLLWNNALKSEKTGFPVRVAVVPSNSDVIKNSERYYKNDSIMVFNSPSLIEQANVKIPNGQIVYVYKQAENNKRFLVGKNPTIDIDSIGKNLYGWVSSNVITAWGERSAVKMKNNTGITETTLGIHEGNPGSSTTEDRTAVLLTDVNKRTPLENIFPVSLPIYEVPAPDSKTKYFTNILDYSKNYVFNVLGEPIKFDRYREITEKDKRINIVFNLDISAPNAPYAPIVKSLLQDLQLRFEKPSYFSAVRYGVVLYKSNSCGDNVAVSPLNTDYSKITAFIDEKSNEMNCPSNSDYQPVSEGLMAAGNLLSNFPDETNIIITVGTSSDSQSGNMYGVINALTQAQARLIMFQTSARSSDTYNDFVLLSENVVTNTAKNVAELKKQKIINQNDVLTKNNFNLVEGDEGFFSLNYPKQSMSQGFVIFPKKGDIATPGYLKKSVDSLIAQVTLDNETLDKSLNDYFHSSVGAGKTDVDLKYKYLYPGLTNPVPAGIAAQLINYGNPFLVKGYIPKDLKDFKPGLEKGILVSEDEYDQLKAFYTEVYRNTGAERADFNQSKAVKEYISLIRKYNPTLTMLNKANLSDQPMSVAVGVVTGFDNSEEELMSKYKLKGWRKSKIVTNETVRNYFKNYKTLADRLLAHRKDPAVKIQQNGQTFYWLNEYFMPTMMPVEQPEYTKH, from the coding sequence ATGAAAAATAAACTTCCTTTAGCAGCATATTATATAGGCGCAGCAGCACTGGTAACCAGTTGCCAGGTAACGCTGCCGGCGAAGAAAACGCCTGAACCTTCGCAGTACGGTCAGATTGACAATGCTACTGTGATCAATGGATTCCCTAATAAATCCGTTCCGTGGATTGCCATTTCCGACCGTGCAAAAAATACGGCTTACCTAGACAAAAGCGATGAGAAATCGTATAAGGAAGTCAGCTTTATGGAGCCTTTGCTGGTCCTGAAGCATAAAGACGGAATGGTAAAGGTGGCAGAATACATTCCGGATGCGCTCATGAAAAAAGTATCTCCGAAATCCGTAAAGACTTACGGATGGATGCCTGAATCTGACCTGCTTTTGTGGAACAACGCCCTTAAAAGCGAAAAGACCGGCTTTCCGGTGCGCGTCGCTGTGGTGCCGAGCAACAGTGATGTCATCAAAAACTCTGAACGCTATTATAAAAATGACTCCATCATGGTGTTCAATTCACCGAGCCTTATTGAGCAGGCCAATGTGAAAATCCCGAACGGACAGATCGTGTATGTATACAAGCAGGCGGAAAACAACAAAAGGTTCCTGGTGGGTAAAAATCCTACTATTGATATCGACAGCATAGGGAAAAACCTGTACGGCTGGGTAAGCTCCAATGTCATTACAGCATGGGGAGAACGTTCCGCTGTAAAAATGAAAAACAACACAGGAATTACAGAAACTACCCTGGGAATTCATGAAGGAAACCCCGGAAGTTCCACTACAGAAGATAGAACGGCAGTTCTGCTTACGGATGTGAATAAAAGAACGCCGCTGGAGAATATTTTTCCCGTAAGCCTGCCTATCTATGAGGTTCCTGCGCCGGATTCCAAGACAAAATATTTCACCAATATCCTGGATTACAGCAAAAACTATGTGTTCAATGTATTGGGAGAGCCTATCAAGTTTGACCGCTACCGGGAAATTACTGAAAAAGACAAAAGGATCAATATTGTTTTCAACCTTGATATCAGTGCACCCAACGCACCCTATGCGCCTATTGTAAAATCATTGCTTCAGGACCTTCAGCTGAGATTTGAAAAACCATCTTATTTCAGCGCTGTGAGGTATGGGGTTGTTCTTTACAAAAGCAATTCCTGCGGCGATAATGTGGCTGTTTCACCCTTGAATACCGATTACAGCAAAATAACCGCTTTCATCGACGAGAAGAGTAATGAAATGAACTGCCCGAGCAACAGCGATTACCAGCCGGTGAGCGAAGGTCTGATGGCAGCCGGAAACCTTCTTTCCAACTTCCCGGATGAAACCAACATTATTATTACTGTAGGAACTTCCTCTGACAGCCAGAGCGGGAACATGTACGGCGTTATCAATGCCCTTACACAGGCACAGGCAAGGCTCATCATGTTCCAGACCAGTGCAAGGTCATCAGATACGTACAACGATTTCGTGCTGCTTTCAGAAAATGTAGTGACCAACACGGCTAAAAATGTTGCCGAGCTTAAAAAACAGAAGATCATCAATCAGAATGATGTACTGACCAAAAATAACTTTAACCTCGTAGAGGGTGATGAAGGATTCTTTTCGCTGAATTACCCTAAGCAGAGCATGTCCCAGGGCTTTGTGATCTTCCCTAAAAAAGGGGATATCGCCACACCTGGATACCTTAAAAAATCTGTGGATAGCCTTATTGCACAGGTGACTCTGGATAATGAAACGCTGGATAAATCACTTAATGATTATTTCCATTCTTCGGTAGGGGCAGGAAAAACAGATGTGGACCTCAAATACAAATATCTGTATCCGGGACTTACGAATCCGGTTCCTGCAGGTATTGCAGCACAGCTGATCAATTATGGAAACCCTTTCCTGGTGAAAGGATACATTCCCAAGGATCTTAAAGACTTTAAACCAGGCCTTGAAAAGGGGATTCTGGTTTCTGAAGATGAATACGACCAGCTGAAGGCCTTCTATACAGAAGTATACAGAAACACGGGAGCCGAACGTGCCGATTTTAACCAGTCAAAGGCTGTTAAAGAATACATCAGTCTTATCCGGAAGTATAATCCTACACTTACAATGCTGAATAAAGCCAACTTATCTGATCAGCCGATGTCAGTTGCTGTAGGAGTTGTGACGGGCTTTGACAATTCAGAAGAAGAATTGATGTCGAAATACAAGCTGAAAGGCTGGAGGAAATCAAAAATCGTAACCAATGAAACGGTAAGGAATTATTTCAAAAATTATAAAACCCTTGCAGACCGGCTGCTTGCCCACAGGAAGGATCCTGCGGTTAAAATACAGCAGAACGGGCAGACCTTCTATTGGCTTAACGAGTATTTTATGCCCACGATGATGCCGGTGGAACAACCCGAATATACTAAACACTAA
- the tssO gene encoding type VI secretion system TssO, with protein MSSNREKKLNQSDVRTGILKFILSFTVLAVVAFISVFFFFKSYDVQRQGIKKQADDYRELLTRSDLLRTHVDSIMYRMDQLDINKVDNDIFLRNYISDNIRDARNIMGKDSADNFKHYAILMKQIVPMLALKNQIINVSNKEQTALRDLSECRGKVGIANRELKVDPTRKFTGNRRRR; from the coding sequence ATGTCTTCGAATAGGGAGAAAAAATTAAATCAGTCAGACGTCAGGACGGGGATTCTGAAGTTCATCTTGTCCTTCACTGTATTAGCTGTTGTTGCCTTCATCAGCGTCTTTTTCTTTTTCAAAAGCTATGATGTGCAGAGGCAGGGTATCAAGAAGCAGGCGGACGACTACCGCGAACTGCTTACCCGCAGCGATCTTCTCAGAACTCATGTAGACAGCATCATGTACCGTATGGATCAGCTGGACATCAACAAAGTGGATAATGATATTTTTCTCAGGAATTATATCAGTGACAACATACGGGATGCCCGGAACATCATGGGGAAAGACAGTGCAGATAACTTTAAGCATTATGCCATCCTGATGAAGCAGATCGTGCCTATGCTTGCGCTCAAGAACCAGATCATCAATGTTTCAAATAAGGAACAGACCGCACTCAGGGACCTGAGTGAGTGCAGGGGCAAAGTTGGCATTGCCAACAGGGAACTTAAAGTTGATCCTACCAGAAAATTTACCGGAAACCGAAGAAGAAGATAA
- a CDS encoding PKD domain-containing protein — protein sequence MNYFQKNKKNIIIGVIAVLLIAALVALWLQKKVIHSADDIVGVVYPSSVKVGDTLMFEDKTQFAKTKRWNFGDGTTSDKSSGIHFYSKPGYYQVTLIIDNEYTKSFPVMVSARSIPKPKDTIVAPTTIDAPSQAMQYENVQFRAISEAKQFTWKFGETGKIDSKDKLAIYSYKKPGDYVVTLYTDENIEPILHHIKIIAGYDSMDEEVSVEDAYAKIDNDFKYHLQQIANGNSFNMHYNYLLRTYLCNNENTVVKVNDSKVNNFYMYCAGLQFDKNNVIQTVKVNFDDAQNCVTKVDINQSK from the coding sequence ATGAATTACTTCCAAAAGAACAAAAAAAACATCATTATCGGTGTCATCGCCGTCCTGCTGATTGCAGCGCTGGTTGCTTTATGGCTGCAGAAGAAGGTCATTCATTCTGCCGATGATATTGTAGGAGTTGTATACCCATCATCTGTAAAGGTAGGCGATACGCTGATGTTTGAAGACAAAACCCAGTTTGCCAAAACAAAACGATGGAATTTCGGTGACGGGACCACTTCGGACAAAAGCAGCGGCATACATTTCTATTCCAAACCGGGCTATTATCAGGTGACGCTGATTATTGATAATGAATACACCAAGTCTTTTCCTGTTATGGTTTCAGCACGAAGCATTCCTAAGCCTAAAGATACCATAGTAGCTCCTACAACCATTGATGCACCATCTCAGGCTATGCAGTATGAAAATGTGCAGTTCCGGGCTATCTCGGAAGCGAAGCAGTTTACCTGGAAATTCGGGGAAACAGGGAAAATAGATTCCAAGGACAAGCTGGCTATTTATTCGTACAAAAAGCCCGGTGACTATGTAGTTACACTCTATACCGATGAAAATATCGAACCTATCCTGCATCACATCAAGATTATTGCCGGCTACGATTCCATGGACGAGGAAGTAAGCGTGGAAGATGCTTATGCAAAGATTGATAATGATTTTAAATACCATCTTCAGCAGATTGCCAATGGTAACAGTTTCAATATGCATTACAATTACCTGTTAAGAACCTATCTGTGCAACAATGAAAACACTGTAGTGAAAGTCAATGACAGTAAGGTAAATAATTTCTACATGTACTGTGCAGGCCTGCAGTTTGATAAAAACAACGTCATTCAGACCGTAAAGGTAAATTTTGATGATGCACAGAACTGTGTAACCAAAGTAGATATTAACCAAAGCAAATAA